A region of the Vibrio rumoiensis genome:
GTCTTGCGCTGCAGACGCACTGTCGGTTAAATCTCCAACTTCAATACCTAACGGATCGCTGAAACTTAACGCCATCAAATTATCAGGAATAGTTTGCAGAGCCTCTTTTAAGCTCGCACCCAAATCAAATTCCACGGCATCGTCAGCAGGATCAGAATAGAGATTATTCAACGTCCCCACCACAGCTTCTTTGGCAAAGATCCCTGTAATAATACCTACGGTTGCCGGCCAGTTTTCTTGTTCAATTCCCATTGGAGAAAAAATTGGCGTCACAATTTGCGCCGCTTTCGATAATACCGAATTTTGGCTATCTTCATTACCAAACGAACCGTCTGTGCCTAATGAGTTTAAAAAGCTCAAAATCGCCACCACGATAACAATGGTTTTACCGGCACCCAACACAAAGCGCTTGAGTTTTTGCCAAGTTTTTAGGCCAACATTACGAAGCGTTGGAATTTCATAATCCGGGATCTCCATAATGAAGCTACTACTCTTACCAGGGTACAAGGTTTTCTTTAGCAACATTCCCGTAAACACCGCCGCCAATATACCTAATAGGTACAAAGCAAAGACAACATTCTGGCCACTATTTGGAAAGAAAGCCGCTGCAAATAAAGTATAAACCGGTAACCGCGCCCCACATGACATAAATGGAGCCATAGCAGCTGATAGCTTACGCTCACGCTCTTGATCCATGGTGCGAGTGGCCATAATGGCAGGAACATTACAGCCAAACCCTAAGATTAAAGGAACAAATGCTTTACCGGGCAGACCGATTTTCTGCATCACTTTGTCTAATACAAAAGCCGCTCGAGCCATATAGCCTGAACTTTCTAACAAAGAGAGAAATAAATACAAGCAAGCAATCACCGGAATAAACGTCGCAACGGTTTGGATACCGCCACCGAGGCCATCAGCCAAGACAGTCACCAGCCAAATAGGTAAGTGGTTATCAAGCAAGTAGTGTCCACCATCAACAAGAATAGCTCCAACACCAATGTCAAAGACATCAATGAAAGCACTACCGATATTAATCGAGAACATGAACATCAAATACATGATGAAAAAGAAAATCGGGATACCCAACCATTTATTCAAGACAACGACGTCAAGTTTGTCAGTAAAGCTTTTCGTCAATGCCGATTCCGAACGTCGTACTTGCTGGCACAATTGGTGTAAGTAGTCATATTTTGCGGTAGTGATAGTAAGATCAACATCCAACTCTGCGTCTAAACGGCTTAATAGGGAAGCGCAGTGCTCTGTTTGTGATGATGAGAGTTTATCCATCACTAAACCATCTTGCTCTAAAGCTCGAATAGACATCGCTCTCGGTAAAATTATTCCATCTTGTGGCCACAAATCGTTTAACTCCGCCACCGCCGCTTCTATCTGCTCACCATAATGTAGAGCCAACCCATCGAGTCGAGTCGCTTCTGGATGTTGTAACAGGTCATATAAATCTTCTTTGAAGACCGACACTTGCTTTTTATTAATGGCAGATAAAATATAAACAGGACAACCGAGTTTTTTAGATAATGCCTCGACATCAATTTCTTGTCTCTCACGGTGCAATGCATCCAGCTTATTTAATACCACCACCATCGGGCGGCCAAGCTCACGCAATTGTAATGTCATATACAAACTGCGTTCTAAGCTGGTTGCATCCACGACATTAATAATCAAATCAGCAGGCATAGAGGAGATAGCCGATGAAGCGATGGATTCATCGATACTGTTGGCATCATTCGCACTATCAAGCGAATATATCCCAGGTAAGTCCGTCAAACTGAAAGTATGTCCTTTGTGCTCAAAGAGACCGGTTTTTTTCTCAACCGTAACCCCAGCCCAGTTTCCTACGTGCTGCTTCGCACCGGTTAAACTGTTAAAAAGTGTCGTTTTACCACTATTCGGGTTTCCAACCGTCAGAATTTTAAAACTCATTGTACGTTCCCAATTTCAATCGCAGCAGCCACTTGACCACGAATAGCAAGTGACACACCTCTGACTTCAACTTGTAATGGATCGCCCATTGGCGCTTTACGAATGAGCGTCACCTGAGTATTAGGTAGCATTCCCATGATCATCAACTTCTTCCTAATATCACTTGCTAATGCATTGAGATTAACGATATTGGCCGTTTGCCCTATCTGTAATTCGCTTAATTTCATATCTCAGTCAGACTCTTAATGATAACTATTACTATTTTCACCAATAATACTCTCTATGTCAGTAAGTTTTTTTGCTATACATCAAATTAGTGTTGATAGCTGTAAAACTATTTTCAACTTAGCTTAAAACGAAGTGACATGATTGTTGGCTCGCAACTTTATTGGTCTAAAAACATAAATAACCCTACGTTAAAAACGTCATTTTTAAGTAACACCCACTCCGTTAAAAACGTCAATGGCAAAAAATAAGCGTTATTTCCACTATCACAAATAAAGCACAAGTCATTGATATTTAAAACAATAATAGAAAAACCCATCGATTGTCGCTAATCTCATACCCGATTGTCGTTATTTTTATACGAAAAATAAGTTGAATCCCGTATAAATACATCTATCGATAACGACATGTTATTCAACCCTTTTATTCCTGATGTGTATTGTCTATCAATACACTCCGGCAGCAAGCGAAGGTGTCATTACACCCGTGACATGATCCCCCCGGTTATGTCACGTTTTTTTTATTCATAGATAAGGGCACGTTGTTTTAAGCAACGTGCCCTTATCTGATTATATGAGCGTTATTCTTTTAGCCAGCCAACCAGACTTATATTCAATCGCACTTAAGCAAGGTTAGTTGCTTGGTATACTAACCCATTGAGTTTTCGATGAACTTAGATGGTGATAAGCCAAAATAATGTTTAAACCGTTGGCTAAAATAAGAAGGATCATTAAAGCCCGTTTCAAACGCAGTATCCGAAATTTTTTCTCCTGCAATTAATAACTCACAAGCCTTCTCTAAACGAACCTTGGTCACATAGTCCATAAAAGAACCGCCAGATAACAATTTAAATTTTCTTTGTAAGCTTCTCTCCGAAACAAACAGCATCTTCGCGGCATGACAAGTACTAAAATCAGGGTCTGGGTAATGTTTTTCGACCAACTGATAAACTTTATCAAGCCACTCACTTTGAACCTGATTATTACGTTTTTTAGTCGAGTAAGCGCGCTGTGCTTGATCTCTTTCCGACGGTTTAGTGTAACCTGCAAGTTCCGCAGGAGTATGGTTAGCCGAGGGTATGCAGTTCTCAATCGGCCATGAAATCGATACCCGTGTTTTATGAGTCAATTGGTTATAGTGGAAATCAAAGTGTCCTCCGCTGTGCTCTGCCATTTGAGCAATCGCAGAAAGTGAGGTATCCGATAATGTAAATTTATGTTCAATCACAGCAAGCCCAAACTCTTGGGCTTCGAAAGCTTGTATTTCTTCTTCCGACACACCTTCGCCAGTATCTTCAATAGAAATCCGAAGTCTACCATCGTAAAGTTTGGCCGATAAATGAATGATTTGATTGGCATCGGAACGAATTAATGCGCTTGCCATTAAGGTGTTTAAAATCATATCAAGATTGAAATGTTTCACCTTAATCAAGCAGCCTTGCGTACTATCTTCCACTAAAATAGTCACACCAACCTTATCGGCTTCTTGTTGCCATCCTTTTATTACCGCTTTGATCACAAATGAAACAACCAACCCATCAAACACAGTACATTCTTGTTTTTTATTGGCAAACAAGGCAATAATTTGGTCTAAAGGCTCTAATGCTTGTTCTGTATGATCTAAAATCTGTGAATGAATAAGCGATTCACTAGCGTTTAAATATTGCTTCAACTCGACCAGTGTCGATTTCGCTTTATCAATGCGATCTGCCACTAATATTCGCCTTGTTTGAGCTTGCTTCCTCAGTTGCATATTACTGCTGACCAACAACTGACTTTGATGCCTTAGTTGCTGAGTTTTAAGATTTATAAGGCGCCTCAGTCTCGAATTCGTTTTCACCATAACCTTAGAGCGCCATGCTATCCCGATAACAATGCTACAAATGATGAAAATAGCAAAAATAATCATAGTTATAGGCAATAAATACCAAGGCTTGTCGATAACAAAAGCGTATTGAGCACCACTCTGACTGGTGCCTACCTGGGAGATTGTTTTCAACTCTAAGGTATAACGTCCTGGTTCGAGATGCTCAAAGGTTAATTGTGAACCTTGGAACTCAACCCAATTATCTTTATCACTGCCGAGTAAACGGTACTGCACTTGTGGAACTTCAAAATTAGGTAAAATACCAAATAGCACACTGATCGAACGTCCATAATTAATATGCAAATCGCTATTGGTTTTCGGTGCGATCGTTACAACAGAGTGATCCACTTGCAACTCTCCAACAAGTACATTGTTGGTCGGTAGGTCGGTATGGATTAAGGTATCGGTTGAAACAAAGACAAGGCCGAGTCGAGAAGTTAATACTAACGTTTTTCCACTGGGAGATAAGCTGCAGCCATTCGGTAAAAATTCATTCGTCACAAGGCCAAATGGCTCTGAAAAATGACGAGAAAGCACCGCATCATGATCATAATATTGAATGCCTTTGGTCGTTGTCACCCACGTACCAAGCTTCGATCCAATAACGCAAAGAGGAATACTATTTGAATGAGGTAGGCGAACTTTTTGAGCACTAAAGGCTCCCTCTTTCATATTCAACAGCCCATAATTATTCGCACTCCACACTTGTTTTTCGGCAGACTCACTGATTGAGGTGACCGCGCCATAGTCGGAGCTTCTTGCATCAAAAGTCACTTCTTGATGACTGTATTGATAAACTCCGTGATCCGTTCCCACCCAGAGTTTTCCACCCGCTCCCGGATAAAGACTTGTGATTGTCGATGGGCCGTATTGATCAACCATCCATTCCAGCCCGAACTCATCGGTGTGTTTTTGCTGAGGAGAATAACGATATAAGCCAATCTCGGTAGAAATCCAAACATTGCCGGCCTCATCTGTCACAAGATGGGTAATATCTCTTCCTGACCATTTATTGTGTTTACGAATAACAACTGCAATACCAGAATGAGTATCAAACCGTATCAATTTATCATCATGACTTAACCATAATATGTGTTCAAATTGGCTAATATGAGAAACGTTGTACTCTAATATTTTTTCAACTTGGTTCTCTTTATTATCACCTAGGCTTGCTGTTACTTTAAATAAGCCTAGGTTGCTGGCCAACCATGCCGAATGATCATTCATCATAAGTACATCGTTAATATGTACATAAGGTAAGTTGTAACGTTCTCGACCAAAGCGTACTCGCTTAAACAAGCTACTGGTTTGCGAGTAATAATTGATGCCTTTTGCAGTGGCAACCCAAACTCCGCCGTTATTATCCGCACTAAGCCCCATAATATTGTTATTTGATAAAGCAAAGTCGTCTTGGTAGCTGGCATAAATATGTTTAAGCGATTTATTCTCAAACTGGTAAACATAAAAACCTTGCTTTGTTCCAATCCAATAATCATCCGGAGTGATTAAAATGGTTTGTATTTGCCCAGAAACGACGGGTTCCAACTCAGGGTTTATTGTTGCCATATTAAGGCTAAACAATCCACTTTGCGTCCCAACTAACAAACGTAAATTACGTTGGTCGTAGGCTAATTGATTAATATTTGAAAAGTGTTGAGCGAGCACTCGTCGAATTCTATGTTTTTCTACGTAGAAGATGGATTGGCGCGTTGCTACCACCCATTTCCCCGCCACTAAAATAGCACTAATAATGCCTTCATTTTCACTTGTTGAACCTTGGGTGATTTGAGAAACCGGAATAGACGTTTGCTGACCAGTGCGTGTGTCAAAAGTATGAAAATAATGACTTCCATATAGCCAAACAACTTGCTCCGATTGACCAATGGTTTGAAAAGTTTCTTGATTACTGGCTTCAAATACAACGTCTTTATGACCCGATCTATCTATTTTAAGTAAGCGCCCACTATCAATATACCAAAAGTATCCTGATGCATAAGTTATTTGGTTTATGTCGTGGTTAAATGCTCGACCTGGAAGAAGTGAAAAATGTTGACCATCAAAGTAGTAAACTTGATTTTGGATATCTTGAACCCAAACCCCTCCTTTTTCATTAGGAAAGAGTTTTTTAGCTGTTAAAAAATGCCCCTGTGTTTGGCTGGGCAAAGAATAGAAAATGGAATCTGTTTCTATGGCATTGGCCGAAAAAGAGATAAAAGCCAATGCTAAAAACCGAGAAATACGCGAAGTCACAAGCTACCTTAAAGGTTACAAAGCGGAACACATTAAAATTATGGCACACTGGTCATCAATTTAAACAGATATTTTGCGACAATTAATATGTTGGTGATCCAGTGCATATTAATCATAGTTAATGCTTAGAAAAGCGAGAGCTCACAATAGAAATACTTGAAAAGTTTACCTTTAACATTAAATGTAGAGTGCTGACATTCGAACTTTTATTTGTCGTATAAACTCATGCCGTTGTGAAGCAGGAATCATCTTTTGGGTAGGCAAAGGTGCTAACATTGCATCAATCGGTTGGCCGTTTTGGCGTAATTCATAATGTAAATGAGGCCCCGTCGAGCGCCCCGTATTACCGGTTAAGGCGATTTTTTGCCCTCTTTTTATCTTATCGCCTACTTTGACTAGCGACTGGCTCAAATGGAAAAAGTGAGTGCTATAAACACGACCATGACTAATCACGATATATTTTCCTGCCAGAGGATGATCGCCAACTTTTTTCACTACGCCATCACCGGTTGCGTATACTGTGGTTCCAATCGGTGTC
Encoded here:
- a CDS encoding FeoA family protein, which translates into the protein MKLSELQIGQTANIVNLNALASDIRKKLMIMGMLPNTQVTLIRKAPMGDPLQVEVRGVSLAIRGQVAAAIEIGNVQ
- the feoB gene encoding Fe(2+) transporter permease subunit FeoB; this encodes MSFKILTVGNPNSGKTTLFNSLTGAKQHVGNWAGVTVEKKTGLFEHKGHTFSLTDLPGIYSLDSANDANSIDESIASSAISSMPADLIINVVDATSLERSLYMTLQLRELGRPMVVVLNKLDALHRERQEIDVEALSKKLGCPVYILSAINKKQVSVFKEDLYDLLQHPEATRLDGLALHYGEQIEAAVAELNDLWPQDGIILPRAMSIRALEQDGLVMDKLSSSQTEHCASLLSRLDAELDVDLTITTAKYDYLHQLCQQVRRSESALTKSFTDKLDVVVLNKWLGIPIFFFIMYLMFMFSINIGSAFIDVFDIGVGAILVDGGHYLLDNHLPIWLVTVLADGLGGGIQTVATFIPVIACLYLFLSLLESSGYMARAAFVLDKVMQKIGLPGKAFVPLILGFGCNVPAIMATRTMDQERERKLSAAMAPFMSCGARLPVYTLFAAAFFPNSGQNVVFALYLLGILAAVFTGMLLKKTLYPGKSSSFIMEIPDYEIPTLRNVGLKTWQKLKRFVLGAGKTIVIVVAILSFLNSLGTDGSFGNEDSQNSVLSKAAQIVTPIFSPMGIEQENWPATVGIITGIFAKEAVVGTLNNLYSDPADDAVEFDLGASLKEALQTIPDNLMALSFSDPLGIEVGDLTDSASAAQDQGVSDGIFGNLQAYFVSGGAAFAYLLFILLYTPCVAAMGAYVREFGSKFARFIGVWTMFLAYSSAVIYYQATSFAAHPLSSSLWIGLMLLAFVLVYIRLKQVGQKEQALRIDVVNIN
- a CDS encoding AraC family transcriptional regulator; translation: MTSRISRFLALAFISFSANAIETDSIFYSLPSQTQGHFLTAKKLFPNEKGGVWVQDIQNQVYYFDGQHFSLLPGRAFNHDINQITYASGYFWYIDSGRLLKIDRSGHKDVVFEASNQETFQTIGQSEQVVWLYGSHYFHTFDTRTGQQTSIPVSQITQGSTSENEGIISAILVAGKWVVATRQSIFYVEKHRIRRVLAQHFSNINQLAYDQRNLRLLVGTQSGLFSLNMATINPELEPVVSGQIQTILITPDDYWIGTKQGFYVYQFENKSLKHIYASYQDDFALSNNNIMGLSADNNGGVWVATAKGINYYSQTSSLFKRVRFGRERYNLPYVHINDVLMMNDHSAWLASNLGLFKVTASLGDNKENQVEKILEYNVSHISQFEHILWLSHDDKLIRFDTHSGIAVVIRKHNKWSGRDITHLVTDEAGNVWISTEIGLYRYSPQQKHTDEFGLEWMVDQYGPSTITSLYPGAGGKLWVGTDHGVYQYSHQEVTFDARSSDYGAVTSISESAEKQVWSANNYGLLNMKEGAFSAQKVRLPHSNSIPLCVIGSKLGTWVTTTKGIQYYDHDAVLSRHFSEPFGLVTNEFLPNGCSLSPSGKTLVLTSRLGLVFVSTDTLIHTDLPTNNVLVGELQVDHSVVTIAPKTNSDLHINYGRSISVLFGILPNFEVPQVQYRLLGSDKDNWVEFQGSQLTFEHLEPGRYTLELKTISQVGTSQSGAQYAFVIDKPWYLLPITMIIFAIFIICSIVIGIAWRSKVMVKTNSRLRRLINLKTQQLRHQSQLLVSSNMQLRKQAQTRRILVADRIDKAKSTLVELKQYLNASESLIHSQILDHTEQALEPLDQIIALFANKKQECTVFDGLVVSFVIKAVIKGWQQEADKVGVTILVEDSTQGCLIKVKHFNLDMILNTLMASALIRSDANQIIHLSAKLYDGRLRISIEDTGEGVSEEEIQAFEAQEFGLAVIEHKFTLSDTSLSAIAQMAEHSGGHFDFHYNQLTHKTRVSISWPIENCIPSANHTPAELAGYTKPSERDQAQRAYSTKKRNNQVQSEWLDKVYQLVEKHYPDPDFSTCHAAKMLFVSERSLQRKFKLLSGGSFMDYVTKVRLEKACELLIAGEKISDTAFETGFNDPSYFSQRFKHYFGLSPSKFIENSMG